One genomic window of Mucilaginibacter sp. SJ includes the following:
- a CDS encoding phosphocholine-specific phospholipase C, with the protein MSDSRRDFLKKAALLTGAAGLASILPESIQKAMAINPAPGSTYLDAEHIVILMQENRSFDHTYGMLKGVRGYNDPRAIDLPNKNKVWLQSNKKGETYAPFHLDIKNTKATWMSSLPHSWSNQVNARNDGKFDQWLNVKRNGIKEYSNMPLTMGFHNREDIPFYYALADAFTVCDQNFCSSLTGTNPNRLYFWSGTIRAEQHENSLAHVWNDDMDYGSLNWATFPERLEDHNISWKHYQNEIAIDTGLEGEEDPWLSNFQDNPLEFFGQYNIKLYDKHIAHLQKKSTVLPDEIAALEKQIAALPAGDAHIDHLQKQLKQKQRDLENTKKDMANLDPNKFASLSQREKNLHQKGFVTNTNDPHYRTLSPLKYNDDGTEREVLVPKGDVLHQFRADVKSGQLPTVSWLSAPEHFSDHPSSAWYGAWYVSEVLDILTQNPEVWKKTVFILAYDENDGYFDHVPPFTAPNPHKPGTGKVSEGIDPSVEFVTLEQEKVRNNFPEVFDRESPIGLGFRVPLVIASPWSRGGWVNSEVFDHTSTLQFLENFLSHKTGKKVTEPNISEWRRTICGDLSSVFRPYNGEKIESPEFVAREAFLESIHKAQFKKLPSDYKLLTADEIAQINKDPHSSPYMPQQEKGIKPSSALPYQLYADGKLSADKKSFEIKFTASNKAFGAKALGSPFNVYAPGKYATMNDPQKMEDLRTWTYTVKAGDTLADVWPLHEFENSEYHLRTYGPNGFFREYKGNAADPLVDIVCEYEQVAGKLTGNVTLKLINHTNKAQTIAVTDHGYKAGDHKVTVKAAASISIILNLSKTHGWYDFSTKVEGFDSFAKRFAGRVETGKPGYSDPLMGKALA; encoded by the coding sequence ATGTCTGATTCAAGGAGAGATTTTTTAAAAAAAGCAGCCTTATTAACCGGAGCGGCCGGCCTCGCCAGCATTTTACCCGAATCTATTCAAAAAGCAATGGCCATTAACCCCGCACCGGGCAGCACTTACCTGGACGCCGAGCACATTGTGATCCTGATGCAGGAAAACCGTTCGTTTGATCATACCTACGGGATGCTGAAAGGGGTACGTGGTTATAATGACCCTCGCGCTATTGATCTGCCGAACAAAAACAAGGTTTGGCTGCAATCAAACAAAAAAGGCGAAACTTATGCCCCTTTCCACCTTGACATCAAGAACACCAAAGCAACCTGGATGAGCTCGCTTCCGCATTCATGGAGCAACCAGGTTAATGCCCGTAACGATGGCAAGTTTGACCAATGGCTTAACGTTAAACGTAACGGTATTAAGGAATATTCCAACATGCCTTTAACTATGGGTTTCCACAATCGCGAGGATATCCCATTTTACTATGCCCTGGCCGATGCCTTTACCGTTTGCGACCAGAACTTTTGCTCATCACTAACCGGCACCAACCCCAACAGGTTATATTTCTGGAGCGGTACTATCCGTGCCGAGCAGCATGAAAATTCACTTGCACACGTTTGGAATGACGATATGGATTATGGCAGCCTCAACTGGGCTACCTTCCCTGAGCGTTTGGAGGATCATAATATATCATGGAAACATTACCAAAACGAAATTGCCATTGATACCGGTTTAGAGGGTGAAGAAGATCCATGGTTATCAAATTTCCAGGATAACCCGCTGGAATTTTTTGGCCAGTACAACATTAAACTTTATGATAAACACATCGCCCATCTGCAAAAAAAATCAACTGTTTTACCTGATGAGATAGCAGCCCTTGAAAAACAAATTGCAGCTCTACCTGCCGGCGATGCCCATATTGATCACCTGCAAAAACAGCTTAAACAAAAACAGCGCGACCTGGAGAATACCAAAAAGGACATGGCAAACCTCGATCCTAATAAGTTTGCCAGCCTGTCGCAGCGCGAAAAGAACCTACACCAGAAAGGTTTTGTAACCAACACCAATGATCCGCACTATCGTACTTTGAGCCCGCTGAAATATAATGATGACGGTACCGAGCGTGAGGTATTGGTGCCCAAAGGTGATGTGCTGCACCAGTTCCGTGCTGATGTAAAAAGCGGCCAGTTACCAACTGTAAGCTGGCTGTCGGCCCCTGAACATTTTTCTGATCACCCAAGTTCGGCCTGGTATGGCGCGTGGTACGTATCTGAGGTACTGGACATCCTTACCCAAAACCCTGAAGTTTGGAAAAAGACAGTTTTCATTTTAGCTTATGACGAAAATGATGGTTACTTTGACCACGTCCCTCCTTTCACCGCACCTAATCCGCATAAACCGGGCACCGGTAAAGTGTCGGAAGGTATCGACCCAAGCGTTGAATTCGTTACATTAGAACAGGAAAAAGTACGCAACAACTTCCCGGAAGTGTTTGATCGTGAAAGCCCGATAGGCTTGGGTTTCCGTGTACCATTAGTAATAGCTTCACCATGGAGCCGCGGCGGTTGGGTAAACTCCGAAGTGTTTGATCATACCTCGACATTGCAATTTTTAGAGAACTTTTTAAGTCACAAAACCGGTAAAAAGGTAACCGAGCCTAATATCAGCGAATGGCGCCGTACGATTTGTGGTGATCTTTCAAGTGTTTTCCGCCCTTATAATGGCGAAAAGATCGAAAGCCCGGAATTTGTTGCAAGGGAAGCATTTTTAGAAAGCATCCACAAAGCTCAATTCAAAAAACTCCCTTCGGACTATAAGCTGCTTACTGCAGATGAAATTGCGCAGATCAATAAAGATCCACATTCATCACCGTACATGCCCCAGCAAGAGAAAGGGATTAAGCCATCATCCGCATTGCCTTACCAGCTTTATGCAGATGGCAAACTGAGTGCCGATAAAAAATCATTCGAAATCAAATTTACTGCGAGTAACAAAGCCTTTGGCGCAAAAGCATTAGGCTCACCTTTTAACGTATATGCCCCTGGCAAATACGCCACGATGAATGATCCGCAAAAAATGGAAGACCTGCGCACCTGGACCTATACCGTTAAAGCCGGTGATACACTGGCGGATGTTTGGCCTTTACATGAGTTTGAAAACAGCGAATACCATTTACGCACCTATGGCCCTAACGGCTTTTTCCGCGAGTATAAAGGCAACGCCGCCGATCCGTTAGTTGATATTGTTTGTGAATATGAACAGGTTGCAGGGAAATTAACAGGCAACGTTACATTGAAATTGATCAACCATACCAATAAAGCCCAAACTATAGCTGTAACAGATCATGGTTATAAAGCCGGTGATCATAAAGTTACTGTAAAAGCCGCCGCCAGCATATCTATTATATTAAACTTATCCAAAACCCATGGCTGGTATGATTTCAGCACAAAGGTTGAGGGATTTGATAGTTTTGCAAAACGTTTCGCAGGCCGTGTGGAAACAGGGAAACCGGGCTACAGCGATCCTTTAATGGGTAAAGCATTAGCATAA
- a CDS encoding bifunctional helix-turn-helix transcriptional regulator/GNAT family N-acetyltransferase produces MEFFNKVGKMAIGSRLRMLTETMVEDAARIYKLYDIDFQPKWFPVFYVLQDGGEFTITSIAREIGHSHPSVSKIIAEMVKSGFVTEKKDKTDGRRNMVSLSAKGIEVGKKIQDQYADVTNAVEELLAQANHDLWKAIEEWEYLLEQKSLLRRVQAHQKIRESNKVHIVPYEPQYTQAFKALNEEWISKYFVMEEADYKALDNADSYIINNDGHILVALYNNEPVGVCALLKMNDPDYDYELAKMAVSPKAQGKNIGFLLGQAIIEKAKALGADKLYLESNTILKPAISLYHKLGFVKIAGRPSPYERANIQMELELK; encoded by the coding sequence ATGGAATTTTTCAATAAAGTAGGCAAAATGGCGATAGGCAGCAGGTTAAGGATGCTTACCGAAACCATGGTTGAAGACGCTGCGCGGATCTACAAATTATATGATATCGATTTCCAGCCTAAATGGTTCCCGGTTTTTTATGTATTGCAGGATGGTGGTGAATTTACAATTACCTCAATCGCCAGGGAGATTGGTCACTCCCACCCCTCTGTAAGCAAGATCATCGCGGAAATGGTAAAGAGCGGTTTTGTTACCGAGAAAAAAGATAAAACCGATGGCCGGCGTAATATGGTGAGCCTGTCGGCGAAAGGGATTGAGGTTGGAAAAAAAATCCAGGACCAGTATGCAGATGTGACTAATGCCGTTGAAGAACTTTTAGCCCAGGCGAATCATGACCTATGGAAGGCTATTGAAGAATGGGAATACCTGCTGGAACAAAAATCATTGTTGCGCCGGGTACAAGCACATCAAAAAATAAGGGAGAGCAATAAAGTACACATCGTGCCTTATGAACCTCAATATACGCAGGCTTTTAAAGCATTGAATGAAGAATGGATCTCCAAATACTTTGTAATGGAAGAGGCCGATTATAAGGCCCTTGATAATGCCGATAGTTACATCATTAACAATGATGGCCACATACTGGTTGCACTTTACAATAACGAACCTGTTGGTGTATGTGCCTTATTGAAAATGAACGATCCCGATTATGACTACGAACTGGCTAAAATGGCTGTTTCGCCAAAGGCACAGGGAAAAAATATCGGCTTTTTGCTCGGACAGGCTATAATTGAAAAAGCGAAAGCGCTTGGCGCCGATAAACTATACCTGGAAAGTAATACTATCTTAAAGCCGGCTATCAGCCTGTATCATAAACTGGGTTTTGTAAAAATAGCGGGCAGGCCTTCACCATATGAACGCGCCAATATCCAAATGGAACTTGAGTTGAAATAA
- the msrA gene encoding peptide-methionine (S)-S-oxide reductase MsrA, producing the protein MKKLNVCLLGLLILVGCADAQTGGNGFASLPAPKADEKVATFAGGCFWSLSEGLYELKGVNKVVAGYSGGTTKNPTYEDVCGKNTGHAESVQVYYNPAEISYAALAEAFFYAHDPTTVDRQGPDVGDDYRSVAFYRTPEEKKTLESVIAKVNTTHHYSSPIVTQVVPFKVLYPAENYHQGYYRQHMNSPYIAHVSVPKVLKLRKAMNNLLKPEFQHKDPS; encoded by the coding sequence ATGAAAAAATTGAATGTATGCCTGCTTGGCCTGCTGATATTGGTTGGCTGCGCCGATGCGCAAACCGGCGGAAACGGTTTTGCAAGCCTGCCTGCCCCAAAGGCGGACGAAAAGGTTGCTACTTTTGCGGGTGGTTGTTTCTGGAGCCTTTCGGAAGGTTTGTACGAGCTGAAGGGCGTTAATAAGGTAGTAGCAGGATACTCGGGCGGCACAACTAAAAATCCAACATACGAGGATGTATGCGGCAAAAATACCGGCCATGCCGAATCAGTACAGGTATACTACAACCCTGCTGAAATAAGCTATGCTGCTTTGGCCGAGGCTTTCTTTTATGCCCATGACCCAACTACTGTTGACAGGCAGGGCCCGGATGTGGGCGACGACTACCGCTCAGTAGCCTTTTACCGGACACCGGAAGAAAAGAAAACTTTAGAAAGTGTAATAGCTAAAGTTAATACTACACATCACTACAGTAGCCCTATTGTTACACAGGTAGTTCCGTTTAAAGTATTATATCCTGCCGAAAATTATCACCAGGGATATTACAGACAGCATATGAATAGCCCCTATATCGCCCATGTTTCGGTACCTAAAGTATTGAAACTGCGTAAAGCTATGAACAACTTGCTGAAGCCCGAGTTTCAGCATAAAGATCCGAGTTAA
- the msrB gene encoding peptide-methionine (R)-S-oxide reductase MsrB, translating into MKKINLFIIPLILLALSACSQSTPHADKTVDTKTYPQAKPASYWKQVLTPEAYEILVNKGTEQPYHNPYWNNHEKGIYVSAATGKPLFSSDSKFESGTGWPSFFKPIDPKAIKIVKDTSYGMVREEVVEASTGLHLGHVFNDGPAPTGKRYCMDSYAFKFVPAK; encoded by the coding sequence ATGAAAAAGATAAATCTGTTTATTATACCATTGATATTATTGGCCTTGAGTGCCTGCAGTCAAAGTACTCCGCATGCCGATAAAACCGTTGATACAAAAACATATCCGCAAGCTAAGCCGGCCAGCTACTGGAAACAGGTATTAACGCCCGAAGCTTATGAGATCCTGGTAAATAAAGGCACGGAACAACCCTATCATAACCCTTATTGGAATAACCACGAAAAAGGGATATATGTAAGTGCAGCTACCGGTAAGCCATTATTTAGTTCAGATTCAAAATTTGAATCGGGCACAGGCTGGCCAAGTTTTTTTAAACCTATCGATCCAAAAGCGATTAAAATTGTTAAAGATACATCGTACGGAATGGTACGTGAAGAGGTTGTTGAAGCCAGCACAGGTTTACATCTTGGCCACGTTTTTAATGATGGTCCGGCACCTACCGGTAAACGTTATTGTATGGATTCATATGCTTTCAAGTTTGTTCCGGCTAAATAA
- a CDS encoding sigma-70 family RNA polymerase sigma factor produces the protein MQSQNSTNLNLDNSTEPRAWVTRHADYLYKYTLTRINDEELARDLVQETFLAALERLQKFEGKSTERTWLTAILKNKIIDIYRKKASAFVKEPAVTFAEYETDDFFEPDAHNWKPDHRPAEFGIEQPDLLESKEFELILQKCLKKLPSLWLSVFTMKHLDDESTDTICSDLRITPSNFWVIIHRAKLSLRECLQKNWI, from the coding sequence ATGCAAAGCCAAAACAGCACCAATCTTAACCTTGATAACAGCACCGAGCCCCGCGCCTGGGTAACGCGCCATGCCGACTATCTTTACAAGTATACCCTTACCCGCATTAACGACGAAGAATTAGCCCGCGATCTTGTACAGGAAACCTTTTTGGCCGCTCTTGAGCGGTTACAAAAATTTGAGGGCAAAAGCACCGAACGTACATGGCTTACCGCCATACTCAAAAACAAGATTATTGATATTTACCGCAAAAAAGCATCCGCTTTTGTTAAAGAACCTGCGGTAACATTCGCTGAATATGAAACAGACGATTTTTTTGAACCCGATGCCCACAACTGGAAACCCGATCACAGGCCTGCAGAGTTTGGTATTGAACAACCCGACCTACTCGAAAGCAAAGAATTTGAGCTGATACTACAGAAATGCCTGAAAAAGCTTCCATCGCTCTGGCTCTCAGTTTTCACAATGAAACATCTCGATGATGAGTCTACCGACACCATTTGCAGCGACCTTCGGATTACACCCTCTAATTTTTGGGTAATCATCCACCGCGCCAAACTGAGCCTGAGAGAATGCCTTCAAAAAAACTGGATTTAA
- a CDS encoding DUF4397 domain-containing protein yields MKTVQQKLTRRAGMIGMVCLLAATLSSCLKDHNNYVQPPVALVSVINASPDSDPVDFYLEPNRANNFPIRYGHGIDYINAYPGKRTATFYVSGTKQKVADDTITLVAKKLYSVYLANTAGKRDVIFVADSIVQPAAGMASIRLANLSADAGTVDLVTSKDSVLASNKAYKQVSDFVTIKGNVTYTLNIRQKGTTTVLASLTNVNLRAGSVYTVWLQGIKAATDDKKLSADIQTNVYYY; encoded by the coding sequence ATGAAAACAGTTCAGCAAAAATTAACAAGGCGGGCAGGCATGATCGGGATGGTGTGTTTGCTGGCAGCAACACTCAGCTCGTGTTTAAAAGATCACAACAACTATGTTCAGCCGCCGGTGGCACTTGTTTCAGTCATCAATGCCTCGCCCGATTCTGATCCGGTTGATTTTTATCTTGAGCCCAACAGGGCGAACAATTTTCCAATTCGTTACGGTCATGGTATAGATTACATTAATGCTTATCCCGGTAAAAGAACAGCGACCTTTTATGTTTCGGGCACAAAGCAAAAAGTTGCAGACGATACCATCACCCTCGTAGCTAAAAAACTTTACTCGGTATACCTTGCCAACACAGCAGGCAAACGCGATGTAATTTTCGTTGCCGATTCTATCGTTCAGCCGGCCGCCGGGATGGCCAGTATCCGTTTGGCAAACCTCAGCGCCGATGCAGGTACGGTTGACCTGGTTACTTCAAAGGATTCGGTTCTGGCATCAAATAAAGCTTACAAGCAGGTATCTGATTTTGTGACTATTAAAGGAAATGTTACCTACACGCTTAACATTCGCCAAAAAGGCACCACTACGGTATTAGCCAGCCTTACCAATGTTAACCTTCGGGCTGGTTCTGTATATACCGTGTGGCTGCAAGGTATTAAAGCAGCTACCGACGATAAAAAACTAAGTGCAGATATTCAAACCAACGTTTACTATTATTAA
- a CDS encoding glycosyltransferase family protein — translation MFLINLKFSEKMDEHVVIIVPARMASSRLYGKVMLPILGKSLLARMVERLDMIQHQASIVIATSEGAGDDVIAQEAENLNIPCYRGSLGNLLDRHYQAAKFFHADVVVKIPADCPLIDPRIVDKVLEYFFSNRQKFDYVSNLYPATYPDGNDVEVMTMACLKQAWENAGRPHDLEHTSPYIYENPLIFNIGNVTWETGLDYSMSHRFALDHPEDFYFIERVFKELYPVCNRFSCQDILNLLKLKPEVYEINAGYNSTNWYNKHLSEVKPEFAMA, via the coding sequence ATGTTTTTGATAAACCTCAAATTTTCGGAAAAGATGGATGAGCATGTAGTGATCATTGTGCCGGCCCGCATGGCATCAAGTCGTTTATATGGCAAAGTAATGCTGCCTATATTGGGTAAAAGTTTGTTAGCGCGTATGGTTGAACGGTTGGATATGATCCAGCACCAGGCCAGCATTGTCATTGCCACCTCGGAAGGTGCTGGAGATGATGTTATTGCACAAGAGGCCGAAAACCTTAACATTCCCTGCTATCGCGGCAGCCTTGGCAATTTGTTAGACAGGCATTACCAGGCCGCCAAATTTTTCCATGCCGACGTAGTGGTAAAAATCCCCGCTGATTGCCCACTCATCGATCCGCGGATCGTTGATAAAGTACTTGAATATTTTTTCAGCAACAGGCAAAAGTTTGATTATGTAAGCAACCTGTACCCGGCCACCTATCCCGACGGTAATGATGTAGAAGTAATGACCATGGCCTGCCTCAAACAAGCCTGGGAAAATGCCGGTCGCCCCCATGATCTGGAGCATACCTCGCCCTACATCTATGAAAATCCGCTTATTTTTAACATCGGCAACGTAACCTGGGAAACCGGCCTGGATTATTCCATGTCGCACCGTTTTGCACTCGACCACCCCGAAGATTTTTATTTTATCGAGCGTGTATTTAAAGAGCTGTACCCGGTTTGTAACCGTTTTTCATGCCAGGATATCCTTAACCTGCTGAAACTAAAACCCGAGGTCTACGAAATAAACGCCGGATATAACAGTACCAACTGGTACAACAAACACCTGAGCGAAGTAAAGCCCGAGTTTGCGATGGCTTGA
- a CDS encoding Ldh family oxidoreductase: MLISPSTLRTFTENIFKAIGCSHEHAVLAADVLLKSDLRGIDSHGVARLSGYVRLWEKKRINPTPNIRIVHETPTTATVDGDAGFGLVIAPFAMEVAIKKAELYGSGWISVRNSNHFGIAGYHALMAVEKNMIGFAMTNASPLVAPTFSSERLLGTNPMCYAFPAGKYPPVIVDMATSAAANGKLEIAQRLGKQVPEGWIQDKEGNYTTDPHALKTGGSLLPLGSDRDHGSHKGFGLSATVDILSAVLSGANYGPWVPPFVAFLDPPNDPVGAGIGHFLGAMRIDGFRPVDEFKDHLDNWVERFKSSATVDPDQKVIIPGEPELKAETDRMANGIPLVDAVVEDLNKLAERFNISPLPRV; the protein is encoded by the coding sequence ATGTTGATATCGCCATCCACTCTACGCACATTTACCGAAAATATATTCAAAGCTATTGGCTGCAGCCATGAACATGCGGTATTAGCCGCCGACGTGCTGCTCAAATCCGATCTCCGTGGTATCGACTCGCATGGCGTGGCCCGCCTGAGCGGTTATGTACGCCTGTGGGAGAAGAAACGCATTAATCCTACGCCCAACATCCGGATAGTGCATGAAACGCCCACAACAGCCACTGTAGATGGCGATGCAGGGTTTGGTTTAGTAATAGCCCCCTTTGCCATGGAGGTAGCCATTAAAAAAGCTGAGCTATACGGCTCGGGTTGGATATCAGTACGTAACTCCAACCATTTTGGTATTGCCGGTTATCATGCGTTGATGGCTGTGGAGAAAAATATGATCGGTTTTGCCATGACCAATGCCAGCCCGCTGGTAGCGCCCACGTTTTCCAGTGAACGGCTTTTGGGTACTAACCCTATGTGTTATGCTTTTCCGGCAGGAAAATATCCCCCGGTAATTGTTGATATGGCCACCTCAGCCGCTGCTAACGGTAAACTGGAAATAGCCCAGCGCTTAGGCAAGCAGGTTCCCGAAGGCTGGATCCAGGATAAAGAAGGCAATTACACTACCGATCCGCATGCGCTAAAAACCGGCGGCTCTCTCCTACCCCTCGGCAGCGACCGCGACCATGGCAGTCATAAAGGTTTTGGTTTGAGCGCGACCGTTGATATTTTATCCGCAGTATTATCAGGTGCCAATTACGGTCCATGGGTACCGCCGTTCGTGGCCTTTCTTGATCCGCCGAATGATCCCGTTGGTGCAGGCATAGGGCATTTTTTAGGTGCTATGCGCATTGATGGCTTTCGGCCGGTAGATGAGTTTAAAGATCATTTAGATAACTGGGTAGAACGGTTTAAATCCTCGGCCACGGTTGATCCTGATCAAAAAGTTATTATCCCCGGCGAGCCCGAACTGAAAGCAGAAACTGACAGGATGGCCAACGGTATACCATTAGTTGATGCCGTTGTTGAAGATTTGAATAAATTGGCGGAAAGGTTCAATATTAGCCCGCTACCGCGGGTTTAG